The nucleotide sequence CGGCTGCAGGATGGACAGCGCCGTGCCCGCCACCGCGAAGACGGCGACTGTCGCCAGCACCTTCGTCTTTTGAAGCCCTGCAATGCAAAGGAGCATGAAGGGCACGGATATGACAATGAACATCGTGCCGCCGTCCGGCTCCAACTCGATCAACAATCCCATGAAGAGGACGAGCAGATACTGTGGATTCGGGAAGAGAATGTCGATGGGCTTGTCATTTCGCACACGGTACGCCGCATAAGCAGAAATGAGCATCAGGGAAACGAGCTTCGCAATTTCCGCCGGCTGGATCTGGAAGCCTGCCGTGCCGAGCCAACGCTTCGAGCCGTTGACCTCCGCTCCCACGAGAAGGACTGCGATGAGCGAGAGGATCGTGATTATGACGACGGGCACGATCCACGCACGCCAGCGATGATAATTCACGCGGCAGCCAAGAAAGAAGCAGAAGAAGCCCGCCGCGAGGTTGAAAAGCTGACGCTGCAAGAAGAAGTACGGCGTGCCGAACGTCGTTTCCGCCAAGATGAAGCTTGAGCTGAACACGTTGATGCTGCCGAAGACGAGGAGCACGATGAAGATGGCGAGCACCGCCTCCATATCGCTGACCCAGAAGCTCTTCTTGCCCTTGTCTTCTGCGGCTTCCTGTCTTTCCATAGTCCCCTCCTTCACGCGAACGTGACCTCGCAGCGGTTGATCTTCTCACCCTTGCCGCTGAATTTCTTTTCATACTCCGTCATCACGTTGTCGGGACGTGCCTCGCTGTGCAGATCATAGGAAACGTCGTGCAGCGAAAGCCCCATCTCGCGGAACTCCTCCAACGAAAAATCGAAGAGCGCGCGGTTGTCCGTCTTAAAGACAAGCTTGCCGCCGGGCACGAGGAGTTCCTTGTAGCGAGTAAGAAAACTGCGGTGCGTGAGGCGGCGCTTCGCATGACGCGCCTTGGGCCACGGATCGCAGAAGTTCACGAAGAAACGATCGACTTCCCCCGGCGCAAAAATTTTCTCAAGCTGGGCGATGTCGAAAACGAGCAGGCGCACATTCTTCAGCTCCTTCTCGCGCACCTTCTTCGCCGCCGCGATGAGCACATCCTGCTGCTTCTCGATACCGATGAAATTGACCTCAGGGGCGCGCTCCGCCATCTGACGAATGAAATCGCCCTTGCCCGTGCCAAGTTCGACGAAGAGCGGCGCCTCGCGTCCGAAGATCTCCTGCCAACGTCCTCTTTCCGCCTCGCCCGCCGGGCGATCCTTCGGATAGACAAAATCATCGTATGCGTGAATGGCCTCATCCACCCACGGCTTCCTGCGCAGTCGCACAGAACTTCCTCCTTACACTTTTTCCAACTGAAACTTCTTCAAATAGCGATACAGCGTGACGCGGCTGACATCGAGAAGATTCGCCAAGCGGCTGACGTTGCCGCCCGCCGCCTTCCATGCACGCAGGAATATTTCCCGATCCGTCTTCCAGTCATCATCGGGCTTGACGTCGCCCATGAGATTGATGTTCTCGGGCGAAATTGCCATGCCCTCCGTATGGAAGAACGCCTGCTCCAAGATGCTCTGCATCTGCTTGATGTTGCCCGGCCAATCGTACGCTTCAAGAAGCGTCAGTGTCTCCGGCAGAAGCCGCTTCCTCTCCATGCGATGCTGCTCGGCTAGCTCGCATATAATCTGCTCGGCGAGCAGGGGAATATCCTCGCGTCGGTTGCGCAGCGCCGGCATGCGTATGACGCTGCGTGAAACGATGTCGTAGAGACTCCGGTCGAAGAGACCTCGCTCCGTCAAGCGCTTGAGATCGCCGTCACAGTCGGCGATGATCCGCACGTCGATGGGGCGCACGACCGTCTCGCCGAGACGATGCGCCTTGCCCTCGCGCAGAGCCGCCGCGAGAGCGGCCGCCGTCTTCTTCGGCAGCTTCTCGATCTCATCGAGAAAGAGCGTGCCGCCAAAGGCAAGCTCCAATTTGCCGGGACGACTGACATCGGGGGAAAGCGCCGCGCCGAAAAGCTCCTCGTCCAGAAGTTCCGGCTGCACATCGCCGCAGCGGAAGGAAATCAAAGGCCCAGCCGCGCGCACCGACGCCTGATGTATGCCGTGTGCCAAGCGCTGCTTGCCCGTGCCGCCCTCGCCCTGCAGCAGCACATGATTCTTTCCCCTCGCCACGCGCAGCGCCTTTTCACGTAGCGCCTGGAACGCCGGTCCCTTGCCCGCCATCGTGGCGAGGCTGTACTTCGCCGTATAGCCCGCCGTGTGCGCGACGAGCATTCTAAGATCCTCAATGGGCATGGAAACGGTCACGACGCCATTGACCTCGCGCGTCACAGGGCTTTCGATCGGCACGACGGTCGTGACATCCTCATACGTCTTCGCCTCCGTGATCCATGTGACCTCCTTGTTGTAGCAGGGCGTGCCGCTGAATCCCTGATAGATCGGCGTGTGACGATAATTCAAAACGATGTCGTTGAGATTCGACAGACGACTCGTCGCCTTATCGCGCGCTCCGATGCGCGTGAGACGCTCCAATCCCAAGCGGTTCGCATAAGCGACCTCGCCGCTCGGCAAGATATGATAGACGGCGAACGGCGCGGCATCCAAGATCGCCTCCTGCGCCTGCAGTCTGAGGTCGCGCGCCAAGGCGGCCTCAAGCGAACGCGCGATGAGCAGAAGCTGAGCGATGACGGCATCCTGCGGCACGAGCTTCGGATCGTCCACGACGATGTTCACGAGATAGCGAAGTTCGCCGCCGACGAGGACGGGCGCTGTACAGGCATCGCTTTCGTGAGACGCCTCGCGCCAGATCTCCGGCCCGAAGACCCAAAACGGCACACGCTTCTCCTTCGCTATGCTGATGCTCGAAGCGCCGATCTCTTCGATGCCAAGGCGCGAGCCTTCAACCTTGCCGGGAGGCAAACGCATGAAGGGCAGCGTGCAGCTCTTCAAGACGAGCGCCTCGGCGTCAAGCAGCAAGAGACTCAAGCCGTAACGCGCAAAGAACTCCTGCACGCCCTCCGTCAGCTGCAGAAGGCAATCGATGGCAGGGGCATGCCTCTTCTGCAGTACACAAAAATCCTCCGCAGAAAGCACGCGCTTCGGCTCCGTCCCCATCGACGGCACACCGATCCGCCTGCTCTCACGCCATGCCTCAGCCACCCACGGATGCACGTTGACGTCGATCTCCCCTTCGTCGCAAAACCTCTGGTAATACGCCTCAAGCTTCTCCCTGCTGCGCTGCTCCCGTATCATATCTCTCCCCCGTCCCAGCCAAATGTATTCTATGAATGAACAATCTCGTTTCCCTCCGTATCATACTATCTCATTCTACTACGAAATGTTAAGAGCGACAAGCACATTGCCAAGTTCTCATATCCCATGTATAATAGAAAAGATATGAAAAAAGAACTTATTGCATAGAAAGCAGGGATTCGATATGGCGAAACAATTGAAGAAGATCCGCCGGAATCTGAAGCCGCAGGCGGGCGGCACGAACACGGAGAAGCGCCCTGAAAAAAAGGGCAAGGACACCTTCCTCCTGATCATGATCGCGCTCACGTTCTTCATCGCGTTCATCGGCTGGTCGGAAATGACATGGCTGAACCGCTCGATGTACGGCTCCCTCGCCGCCTCCCTCCTCCTCATTTACGGCTACAAGCAGGGAAATTTCGGCGAGAAGGAGAAACTCTGGATGACGCGCTCCAGCATGTTCTTCATCGCCCTCTCCTTCGCCCTCTTCGCGGCCATCTGCTACTACCAATACTTTGCCTGATACAGAAACCCACCATGCCCGCTCGGCTTGGTGGGTTATTTTCTTCTCTTTGCTTTCCGCCTTCTCAATCCTTGAGGATATGCCACTCGCCGCTGCGGTTCGTTCCCGTGCGCTCGATGACGCCCGCCTTGTGCAGTGCCGTCGTCATGCGCTTGACCGTGGCGATCGATACGCCGAGCGCTTCCTTCAAGGCTTTTTGCGTGACCTTGGGATTCTCTCGAATCACATGGAGAAGCCTTTCCTCCATAGATTCTTCTGAAGAAACCTCCACAGGCTTTTCCAAAACTTCTTTCACGATTTCTTTCGCAGATTCCTCCGCCATTGCTTCTGCAGACTCTTCCACAGCGAAAGAAAGCTCCTGCTGCCCCGCGCTCACCTTCTCTTCCCGCGGCTCTGTCGGCTCTTCCTCAAGAGCAACATCATCTGCCTTGAGATCCGCAAGGGATTCAAGCTCAAGTTTCAGCTCGGGCGCAGGCTCAAGATCCGGCTCATGATCGGCTTCCACTTCTTGAACAAGTCTCGCATCTTGTCCATCTTCCAGCGAAATCCCGGATGCCAAAACATCGCCCGCACCGCTTTCCTCCTGCAGCAGCGCCTGCTCTTCCTCTATTTCCTCCGGCAAAGGCTCTTCTTCCCGTATAGGTTCAGCTTCTTCTATAGGCTCAACTTCCTGCACAGATTCAGCTTCCTCTGCAAGCTCCGTTTCCTCGACAGGATCCTGCTCTTGAACAGGCTCCACGATCTCAACAGGTTCAACATCCTGCACGAGTTCGGCTTCTCCGACAAGTTCCTGCTCTTGGACAGGCTCAGCTTCCTCAGCGGCCTCAACAGTCTGCACAAGTTCAGTTTCCTCAACAACGCTTTCCTGCTGCTGTGCTTCTTCCTCGGCACGGCAATAGAGATTGATGCGCACGGAATCGCCGAGCGTGATGACGGCAGGCTCGGGCAGGCGCGCCCGCTTCGCCGCACGATAGAGTTCGGGCAGGATGCTCTGGAAGCCCGTCATCATGCCCATGTAGAGGAACGCCGCCGCAATCGCGCGGTTGCGTATCTTGGAGAAACCCGTCTTGAGCTTCCAGATCGTCATGTCCTCTTCCAGCAATCCCGGTACAGTGATTTCCAAGCGATCCTCGTAAAGCACGAGGGAGATGCGCCCCGGCGCCGCATAATTCCTCTGGCAGACAGCGCGAGCAAGCAGGCGGCGCATGAGATCTTCCGGAAGCTCCTCCAGTCCACGCGCCTTGAGACCCCGCGCCAAAAGGCGCTCCTGCACATAGTTCGCTGCACCGTCCACCTGCTCCGTCAAGGAACCGGCAAACTCTTCGCCGCCGACGAAATCAAGGCGCGTCGCACCAAGATACTCGGCGCACTGGATGAAACCTTCGGGAAAAAGTTCCTCCGCCGTTCCTGCGAGCAGATGCCAGCCGCCCGTCGCGCGGCACTCGCCCGCCTCCTCACGCAGAAGCTTCCATGCCAGGAGATCCTCCTTCTGCAGGCGCACGACATCATCATCAGCGCGGCGTTTCTCCGCCTCGCCGTACATCATGCGGCAGAATTCCTCGATCTCCACATCACTGACCGTGCTCTCGGCCGCGAGCTGATCGGCGCTGCTGTTCGTGCCCGAAAGAAGAAGCTCCTGCACCTGATACGGCTCAGCGAGGCGCGTCGCGCCGCCGACGCGCACATAGGTGCCGTCCATCATGCCCAATTCCTTGACGAAATACGGCTTTTCCATACCGGGGAAAATCTCCACGACGACGACCTGCCGCCCATCTTGCAGTTCCACACCGACGCGCGGGAAAATGCGCGGCTCGCAGCTGTCGAAAATCTTCTGCGTAATCTCATCTATGCACGGAATGAGCTCCGCCTCTGCTGAAAATCCCCTGCCGCTTTCACCGTAGAAAATGATGCGTCCGCCCCGTCCATTCGCAAAAGCCACGGCCGTATTCAAAAAAGATCCGCTCTCCGCCACGATCTGCTCCACAAAATCGCCGCGAACCCCCGTCATTTCTTCCTGCACATTCAGCACCTCTCTGCCATCCGTTTTCTACGCTATAGTATACCAGTTTTTCCAAGGAAAGTCCAAGATTCACCTCGTTAAAGAAACACGGATACGTGCATCTGTGAGAATTTATTTTATCTGCGCTTCCTTAAAGCAAGCTGTGCGTCTTGCCGATTTCTTTCACTCGATCCAGCGAAAACTTCGACAGTCGCGCAATCGTTTCAAGCGGCAGCCTGTCACGCAGCATTTCCAAAACGACGGCCACCTTTCCCGCCTCCATGCCCTCTTCCAAAACAGCTTCCTCGAAGTCCTTTTGGTTCCATTCAAAGTTTACCATATCGACGACCTCCCCTTCATGTCGCTGCAAGAACTCCTTCATGATGTCATGTTCTTCACAATACCGCATGGCTTCGCGAATGGCTGTTGCTCTTTCCATGCCGTTTGCCATGTTCCTCTTGATGCGATCCATAAAGAAACTGTAGTCATGAAGCGAACGACTCTTTTTCAAAAGCGGTTTCATTTTATCGTAAGCAATGTTATGAAAATTTACTTTTAGTTCTAAATGAATATCTCCGTCCGTTTTCAGAAACGCATCTGACAGCTTCATCGAATGCGTTTCAGGCATGTCCCGACTCCCTGTATAGAAAACATGAAATTCTGGTGCAGGAAGTCGAATCGGCTTATTTTGGTACAGATTCTTTGTCGGAACATATTGCCGTAATTGTTCACAAACGTAATACAAACAACGCAGCGGCATATTTCGATTCGCTGTGCTTTGATGTTCCACGAAAAACAAATGACTCCCTGCTATCAGAAAGGAAATATCGTTCTTCAACTGTGAAAGAAATGTCCCTTCCAAAGTCACAATCTGCACGGATTCCTCCGCTGCGTAGATTTTTTCACGCAAGGCTCCCGCGACTTCTTTGAGACGTGCTGCATCATTGAAGTACATGCGAAAGACGGTATCTTGGTATTGCCTGCCTTTCTTCTCTTTTTCCATAACCGATGCTCCACTCTTGTCAACTTGTTCACTTCTTTTTATTATAGCATAAATCCGTACAGTCAGACAGCATACCGCATTCCACGCATGCGAAAAGTTCCCTATTCCACTTTCTCACTATAAGGAAAACCACGCGAAAAAAAGATGCCGCACAAGTATATGTGCGACAACTCCCACCATATCTCCCTGCCAATTCAATTTTCTATGCCCTTGCGCGCCGTCACGCCCTTTGCATAATAGTGGCACACTTCCCGCATCTCCGTGACGAGGTCGGCTCGTGCGATCAGCCAATCGGGCGCATTCCTGCCCGTCAGGATGATCTCTCGCTCAGGCGGCAGATCATTGAGCAGGGATTCGACCGCCTCGCGCGAGATGAGTTCAAAGAAGAGGGCCACGTTCAGTTCGTCGAGGATGACGACGTCCCAAGCGCCCGAGCGTGCGGCTTTAGCAGCCTTGGCAAAACCGTCCTGCATCAGCTGCAGGTAGTCGGCGGGCGGCTCACCTTGCGGAAACACGACGACGTCTTCGCCCCATGCCGCACGCTCCTCTTCCGTCAGCATGCCTTCCTTCGCGATGAAGAACGGTTTGCCCGTCGTATAGAGCGCAAGCTGCGGTGCAAATCCCTGCAGGACTTTCTGCTCGCTGTAGGCGAGGCTCTTCATGAACTGCATGATGTAGACGCGAAGTCCTGCACCTAGGGCACGCACGGCGAGGCCGATCGCCGCCGTCGTCTTGCCCTTGCCCGCGCCCGTATAGACCTCGATCATCGGTTGTCCACCTTGTCCATCGCGTAGAGATCATGCTCGGCAAAGCGCTTTTCGGCAAGCGCTTCATACTTCGTGCCCGGCCTGCCGTAATTCGTGTACGGATCGATGGAGATGCCGCCGCGCGGCAGGAACTTGCCCCAAACCTCGATGTAGCGCGGCTCCATGAGGCGTACGAGATCCTTGAGGATGATGTTCACGACATCCTCGTGGAAGTCGCCGTGATTGCGGAAGCTGAAGAGATAGAGCTTCAGCGATTTGCTCTCGACCATGCGCCGCTCGGGCACGTAGGAGATCGTGATCGTCGCGAAATCCGGCTGCCCCGTAATCGGACAGAGGCTCGTGAACTCGGGGCAGTTGAACTTGACCCAGTAATCCTTGTCGGGATGCTTGTTCTCAAAGGTTTCCAAAAGCTCAGGCGCATAGTCCGCCGCATACTGCGTGTTCTTTTCGCCGAGATGCGTGACGCCCTTCATCTCATCGCTCGTGCGTGACATAGCTGCTCCTCTCCGTGCGCTTCTTGACGCATCAAAAATTTTTCCTCGAATCCTTCCTTTGTTTCCGGCCTGCCAAAGAGATAGCCCTGAATGGAATCGACCTTGCACGTCTTCGCCAGAAGATCATATTCCTCCTGCGTTTCCACACCCTCGATGCAGACCTTCATGCCCATGCTGTGGCAAAGCTCCACCGTGTAGTCCACGATGCGGCGATCGAAGTCCGACCACAAGATCTGCTTGACGAAGACTCGGTCGATCTTCACGATGTCGCACGAGAGGTTCTTGAACATCGCCAAAGAGGAGCAGCCCGTGCCGAAATCGTCCATGGCGATCTTCAGGCCATACTCGCGCAGAGAGGCAAACTGACGATTGATGAAATCCCAGTCCGAGATGACCGTGTGCTCCGTAAGTTCCAAAACGATGCTCGCCGGATCTACGCCATAGCGCTCAATACATTCCCTGACAGCCTCCTTGAAGGACGGGTCGCGCAGCTGCACATAGGAAAGGTTGATGCTCATGCAGAAATCAGGAACAATCTTCTGCCACTCACGACAGATGCGCACCGCCGTATCGGCAATCCACTTGCCGACGGGAATCATCAGCTGCGACTCTTCCAGAAGGGGGATGAACTCCATAGGCGCGACCATGCGCCCCTTGGAATTCTGCCAGCGCAGCAGAGCTTCCGCACCGATGATGCGTCGGCTGTCCGCCCCCACCTGCGGCTGAAAGCACAGACTGAAACCGCGGCAACCGTCCTCCACCGAGCGGCGTATGTCCTCGCGTGCCGTCAAAGAGCGCAGCCAGCGGTTGTAAAGCTCCTTCGAGAAGATGCAGTTCTTGTTCTTGCCCCCCTGCTTCGCCAAGGTCAGCGCCGCCTCCGCATACTTGTGCAGCACGAGGTAGTCCTTGCCGAACTGCGGGAAGAACACCGTGCCGCCCGACACCGTGCAGAAATACTTGTGTTCGTTAATCTGCTGCGGCTTCAAGAGAGCCGTCTGTATACTCCGATAGAGAGTTTCAACATCCGCCTCGTCCGCCCCCGGATAGACGATGCCGAACTCGTCGCCGTCGAGCTTGTAGAGTCGAAAATCCGTCGAGAGGATCTTCTTGATACGCTTTGCGACCTCACGCAGAACCTGATCGCCAAAGGCGCGGTTGTAGGCTTCGTTGACGATCTTGAAATTGTCGATGCCAAGAATCATCAGCGCGCCGCCCCTGCCCGTCTCGCGCGCCTCGTCAAGCGCCGCCTTCATGCGCTGCTCCAAGCGATACTTGTTCAAAAGTCCCGTGACGGCGTCCGCACGGATGCGCTGCCCCATGAGCCGAAAGATTCCCGCATAGAGCGTCCTCTCTCCTTCATGGTCGAGCGCAGCGGCGCAGCGGCACTCGATCCACTCGTATTCCCCCTTGCGCGTCCTCGCGCGAAACTCAACGCAGCCCTCTCTCGTATGCCCCTGCAGCACATCGTCAAAGACCTTCGTGGCGCTTTCGCGCTCCGTCGGATGCATGATTTCCTGCCACGCCTGGCGAAAGGCGGAAAAGCCCATCGTTTCCGCAGGTATGCCGAAATCCCGCACGATGTTCGGCGACGTCATCGCCACCTTGTTTTGCAGATCCACCACATAAAGATAGCCGGACGTCGTCCTCTTCAGCACATCAAAATAAATCTTCAGACGCTTCAGCAAGGGGCTCAAAGCAGTTCGCGGGATTCGGCGCATGGCGACCTCCTGTTGTCGGGCGTACCCGATTATCTTATGAGTATATAATAGCCGACAAATTTCCTAAATGCAAGACTTGACAAAGATTTCCTCCATAAATTTTATGGAGGAAATTCATCTTCCGACCCAAAGAAAAGGCCTTCGACGCCAAAGCGGCAATCGAAGGCCTTGCGAGGTGCATACCTCATTTATCAACGATTTTTCGTCCTATCCGTGATTACTGCCCTCAGCCAAGACTGCTCGCCTCCGCTTTGCTGCGCCTCTGCTGAAAGAAGAGCACGGATGCCAGGAGAAGGAATCCCACGAGATCGGTCACAAGTCCTGGTTGAATCATCAAAAGACCGCCGACGAACAGCATAACGCGCTCAAGTCCGTTCAACGGCTTCACAAGGCAGCCGATCATCGACGCGCTCAAACCGATCATGCCGATGACCGAGGTCACGAGCACCGTGATGAGCGATATGGGCGTCGCATCGATCATGAGGACGACGGGCGACAGTACGAAGATGTACGGAATGATGAAGGCGGCAATCGCGAGCTTCGAGGCATTGATGCCCGTCTTCAGCGGCTTGCCGCCGCTGATGGCAGACCCGGCGAAGGCGGCGAGAGCCACGGGCGGCGTCACGTCGGCGATGATGCCGAAGTAAAAGACGAACATGTGCGCCGCGAGCACGGGCACGCCCATCTGGACGAGTGCAGGAGCGGCAATCGTCGAAGTGATGACGTAGTTCGCTGTCGTCGGCACGCCCATGCCGAGGATGATCGACGTGATCATCGTGAAGAACATCGTCGGCAAAAGCATGCCGCCCGAAAGATCGAGCAGAGCCGACGCGAGCTTGAGGCCCACGCCGGTCTTCGTCACGACGCCGATGATGATGCCCGCTGAAGCGCAGGCGACGAGGACGCCGAGGACGTTCCGCGCACCGTTTTCAAGACCGCGCACAATTTCTACGGGCTTCATGCGCGTCGACTTGCGCAAAGACGAGGCCGCGATGGCGAGCACGATCGCCCACAGAGCCGCACGCATCGGCGTGAAGCCCGAGACGAGCAGATAGATGATGACGATGAGAGGAATCGCGAGATGGCCGCGCTCCTTCAGAATCTCCCACGGCTTGGGCAGTTCGTTTCGCGGCACGCCCTTGAGATTGCTGCGGCGCGCCTCGAAGTGGACGCCGAGCCAGATGCCGAGGAAGTAGAGGAGTGCAGGAATCGTCGCCGCCTTGACGACGTCGAAGTACGGCACGCCGACGAACTCCGCCATGAGGAACGCCGCCGCTCCCATGACAGGCGGCATGAGCTGTCCGCCCGTCGAGGCAGCCGCTTCGACCGCGCCCGCGAAGTTGCGCTCGTAGCCAAGCTTCTTCATCATGGGAATCGTGAAGGCGCCCGTGCCCGCGACGTTGGCGACCGAGCTGCCCGATACCGTGCCCATGAGGCCGCTCGAAAGCACGGCGACCTTCGCCGGGCCGCCGCGCGCCCAGCCCGCCACAGCATTCGCAAGGTCGATGAAGAACTTGCCGAGTCCCGTCGATTCCAGATAAGCGCCGAAAAGGATGAAGAGGAATATGAAGGTCGAGGATACGCCGAGCGGTATGCCGAACACGCCCTCCGTCGTGAAGAAGAGATGCGAGACGAGCTGGTCGAGATTCAGTCCGCGATGTGCGAGAACGCCCGGAAGGTATGGCCCTGCGAATGCATAGGTGAGAAAGAAGAGCACGACGCAGACCATCGGCATGCCGACGACGCGGCGCGTCGCCTCGATGACGAGCACGATGCCGATGAGACCTACGACGAGATCGAGCGAATTGACCGTTCCCGCGCGCATCACGAGGCTTCGATAGGCGAAGATGATGTAGGCGGGAGCGCCCGCGCCCAAGATGGCGAGGACGACGTCGACGGCATGCACCTTCTCGCGCGACCAGACCTGCCGCATGGGGAAGAGCAGGTAGACGAGCGTCAGGCCGAAGCCCAGATGAACGGCACGCTGCAGCTGCGCATCGAGCACGCCGAAGACCGCCGTATAGATTTGAAAGAGGGAGAACGCGATGGCGAGAACCGCCACGACCTTCGCCATGAAGCCCTTGTGCTCAATGACGTCGGATTCCTTATCGTATTTTTTCAGAACTTCTTTTGCAAGTTCCTCATGCTTCTTGTCCGGCATGATGAACATCATTCCTTTCCTGCCGCAGCAGCGGCTCCAAGCTCCTTGCCGAAGAGCTTCTCCATGCCCCAGCGCCACGGGGCGATGACCGCGAGATCGACGCGGCTTCCTGCCGGAAGCTTCTCAAAAAGCCTCTCCTCCGTGCCGTCGAGCACGAGCGTCAGTTCCGTGCCCACGCCCGTGCGCAGGGAAAGACGCGGGAAGCGGCGCTCCATGCCGTCCATGACGAAAAAGTCGCCTTCCGCGCGGAACTCGCCCTCGCTCGCGAGAAAGGGCAGCCCCACGCCGAACGATTGGTAGCGCGTCCTGTCGAGCACGAAACCCGAAACTTCGTCATCCACGCGCAGGTCTTCCTCCACGGGCGTCTTCTGCACCGAATGGATGAAACGAATCACAACAGGCATCCCCGCGTACGCTTTTTCCGCATAAAGGAGCGCCCCCTGCTCGCTTTCCACGACGAGCAGGGGGCGTGCCAAGAAATCTGCAAGCGCCGCGAGCACGAGAGCCGCAAGGAAGAGCCTCACACCCAGCCGCTTCTTCATTTATTCCTTGTAGTAGCGCTCTGCACCGGCATTCAACTCAATGGACATGCCGTCCTTCGCGCTCTCCTTCGTAATCTGCTTCGCCGCCGAATGCGCCGCCTGCAGCTTCTCGATATTGTCGAAAAGCGCCTTCGTGATGTCGTAGCCGAGCTTCTCGTCCACCTTGTCCGTCGCAACGAGCATCGCCATGACGGAGATTCCCGGGACTTCTTCATCGAAGCCCGCATAGGTGCCCGCCGGAATCTTCGTCTTCGTGTAGAACGGGTACTTTGCGATCAAGGCGTCCGCCTTGTCCGCCTCAATCGGCAGGAGACGCACCTTGTTCTGCGACGTGATGTCCTGCACCGCCGCCGTCGGGAATCCCGCCGTGACGAAAGCCGCGTCGACGTTGCCGTCCTTCAGGGCACTCGCCGCCTCGCCGAAGGACAGGAACTGCTCATCGATATCATCATACGTGATGCCGTACGCCTCAAGAATCTGACGCGCATTGGCCTCCGCACCGCTGCCCGCCGCACCGACGGCGACGCGCTTGCCCTTGAGGTCGGCGATGCTCTTGATGCCCGTCGACTCAAGCGTGACGATCTGGCATGTCTCGGGGTAGAGCGCCGCGATGCCGCGCAGGTTCTCGACCTTCTTGTCCTTGAACATCTCCGTGCCGTTCACGGCATAATAGGTGATGTCGTTCTGCACGATGGCGAGATCGACCGAGCCTTCCTTCAGCATGTTGATGTTCGCGACCGTCGCTCCCGTGGACTGCGCACTCGCATTCATACCGGGAATCGCCTTGTTCAGGATCTCCGCCATCGCGCCGCCGATCGGGTAATACGTGCCCGCCGTGCCGCCCGTGGCGATGTTGATGAACTTGTTGCTTCCCGAGCCGCCGCAGCCGACGAGGAGCAATGCGCAAAAAATCAGGAGCGCCGCCGCTGAGAGGATTCTCCCTAGTTTGCCCAAATGCATGGTTCATACCTCCTACAAATATAATTCTATTATATACTACGTATGCTATTATAACATATCTTGCATATCCATGCAAATTTTCCGTACAGATTAGGCATCCACTTGCCCGCAGATACCGCGCACACAAAATGACTGCTCATTCCAACGCCAGTCCCGCAAGTTCGCGCACGACGACGCTCGCGAGAATGAGCCCGGCGACGGATGGCACGAAGGAGATGCTGCCCGGCGGCTGCTTGGAAAAAGCCTGCCCGCCTTTTTCTGCGCTTTCTTCTCGCAGCGCGAAGAGCGGCTTTCGCGGCTTTTCCTTGGAATAGACGACCTTCAGAGCTTCCACGCCGCGCGATTTCAGCTCGCGGCGCATGACGCGCGCCAGAGGACACACGCTCGTCTCATAGATGTCGGCGACCTCGAACTTCGTCGGGTCGAGCTTGTTGCCCGCCCCCATGCTGCTCACGATGGGAATCGTCCGTTTCTTCGCCTCCATAACGAGCCCGATCTTACCCGCGACGGTATCG is from Selenomonas sputigena ATCC 35185 and encodes:
- a CDS encoding FtsW/RodA/SpoVE family cell cycle protein encodes the protein MERQEAAEDKGKKSFWVSDMEAVLAIFIVLLVFGSINVFSSSFILAETTFGTPYFFLQRQLFNLAAGFFCFFLGCRVNYHRWRAWIVPVVIITILSLIAVLLVGAEVNGSKRWLGTAGFQIQPAEIAKLVSLMLISAYAAYRVRNDKPIDILFPNPQYLLVLFMGLLIELEPDGGTMFIVISVPFMLLCIAGLQKTKVLATVAVFAVAGTALSILQPYRLARLKVLLDPWADSQGIGYQTVQSLSAIGSGGLTGMGLGMGVSKYSYLPEAHTDFAFAIFSQETGFLGVILVLVLYSAFTVYGARIANAASDAYGQFLATGILLLISGQAVINLLMVGGLLPVIGVPLPFISYGGTSLMISMASVGILLNIGQHGTGASNRSKLREALERDVAKKKAERHLRLVKK
- the trmB gene encoding tRNA (guanosine(46)-N7)-methyltransferase TrmB, translating into MRLRRKPWVDEAIHAYDDFVYPKDRPAGEAERGRWQEIFGREAPLFVELGTGKGDFIRQMAERAPEVNFIGIEKQQDVLIAAAKKVREKELKNVRLLVFDIAQLEKIFAPGEVDRFFVNFCDPWPKARHAKRRLTHRSFLTRYKELLVPGGKLVFKTDNRALFDFSLEEFREMGLSLHDVSYDLHSEARPDNVMTEYEKKFSGKGEKINRCEVTFA
- a CDS encoding sigma 54-interacting transcriptional regulator, with the protein product MIREQRSREKLEAYYQRFCDEGEIDVNVHPWVAEAWRESRRIGVPSMGTEPKRVLSAEDFCVLQKRHAPAIDCLLQLTEGVQEFFARYGLSLLLLDAEALVLKSCTLPFMRLPPGKVEGSRLGIEEIGASSISIAKEKRVPFWVFGPEIWREASHESDACTAPVLVGGELRYLVNIVVDDPKLVPQDAVIAQLLLIARSLEAALARDLRLQAQEAILDAAPFAVYHILPSGEVAYANRLGLERLTRIGARDKATSRLSNLNDIVLNYRHTPIYQGFSGTPCYNKEVTWITEAKTYEDVTTVVPIESPVTREVNGVVTVSMPIEDLRMLVAHTAGYTAKYSLATMAGKGPAFQALREKALRVARGKNHVLLQGEGGTGKQRLAHGIHQASVRAAGPLISFRCGDVQPELLDEELFGAALSPDVSRPGKLELAFGGTLFLDEIEKLPKKTAAALAAALREGKAHRLGETVVRPIDVRIIADCDGDLKRLTERGLFDRSLYDIVSRSVIRMPALRNRREDIPLLAEQIICELAEQHRMERKRLLPETLTLLEAYDWPGNIKQMQSILEQAFFHTEGMAISPENINLMGDVKPDDDWKTDREIFLRAWKAAGGNVSRLANLLDVSRVTLYRYLKKFQLEKV
- a CDS encoding ATP-binding protein, whose product is MQEEMTGVRGDFVEQIVAESGSFLNTAVAFANGRGGRIIFYGESGRGFSAEAELIPCIDEITQKIFDSCEPRIFPRVGVELQDGRQVVVVEIFPGMEKPYFVKELGMMDGTYVRVGGATRLAEPYQVQELLLSGTNSSADQLAAESTVSDVEIEEFCRMMYGEAEKRRADDDVVRLQKEDLLAWKLLREEAGECRATGGWHLLAGTAEELFPEGFIQCAEYLGATRLDFVGGEEFAGSLTEQVDGAANYVQERLLARGLKARGLEELPEDLMRRLLARAVCQRNYAAPGRISLVLYEDRLEITVPGLLEEDMTIWKLKTGFSKIRNRAIAAAFLYMGMMTGFQSILPELYRAAKRARLPEPAVITLGDSVRINLYCRAEEEAQQQESVVEETELVQTVEAAEEAEPVQEQELVGEAELVQDVEPVEIVEPVQEQDPVEETELAEEAESVQEVEPIEEAEPIREEEPLPEEIEEEQALLQEESGAGDVLASGISLEDGQDARLVQEVEADHEPDLEPAPELKLELESLADLKADDVALEEEPTEPREEKVSAGQQELSFAVEESAEAMAEESAKEIVKEVLEKPVEVSSEESMEERLLHVIRENPKVTQKALKEALGVSIATVKRMTTALHKAGVIERTGTNRSGEWHILKD